In a genomic window of Octadecabacter temperatus:
- a CDS encoding heme ABC transporter ATP-binding protein — MLNATNIDLSIGKTPILHGANFKAQAGQLTAIVGPNGSGKTTLLKAMTGDLPYLGSVTLDGTDVTTIPAPALAARRAVLPQAAGLAFPFTVLEVVRLGLTAGLGAQDGTLPQRALAHVGLAGYEGRLYHGLSGGEQQRCQLARVLVQVWEPTRDGQASWLFLDEPVSALDIGHQLEVMTIARRFADAGGGVIAVMHDLNLTSMFADSILLMKDGRNVVQGNAQAVLSDDYLSRAYGCRVRVNATPFHTQDAPYVLPHMADLI; from the coding sequence ATGCTCAACGCGACCAATATTGACCTTTCGATTGGCAAAACGCCGATCCTACATGGTGCCAACTTTAAGGCGCAGGCTGGGCAGCTTACCGCGATTGTTGGCCCCAACGGGTCCGGCAAAACGACACTTCTAAAGGCAATGACGGGCGACCTGCCCTATCTTGGTTCAGTGACATTGGACGGGACGGACGTGACAACCATTCCCGCGCCTGCCCTTGCCGCGCGCCGTGCCGTTCTGCCACAAGCCGCGGGCCTCGCGTTTCCGTTCACGGTTCTCGAGGTCGTGCGCCTTGGCCTGACAGCGGGCCTTGGTGCGCAAGACGGCACCCTACCCCAACGCGCCCTCGCCCATGTGGGGTTGGCGGGCTACGAGGGGCGGCTTTACCACGGCCTTTCGGGCGGTGAACAACAACGCTGCCAACTGGCGCGCGTTTTGGTGCAGGTTTGGGAACCAACACGAGATGGCCAAGCGTCCTGGCTGTTTTTGGATGAGCCGGTTTCGGCGCTTGATATCGGTCACCAGCTTGAGGTGATGACAATCGCGCGGCGCTTTGCGGATGCCGGTGGCGGGGTGATCGCCGTCATGCATGACCTGAACCTTACGTCCATGTTCGCCGATAGCATCTTGCTGATGAAAGACGGGCGCAATGTCGTTCAGGGAAACGCGCAAGCCGTTCTGTCGGATGACTACCTATCGCGCGCATACGGGTGTCGCGTACGCGTGAATGCAACTCCGTTCCACACCCAAGACGCGCCCTATGTCCTGCCCCATATGGCAGACCTGATTTAG
- a CDS encoding ABC transporter ATP-binding protein gives MISIRNLSYQIAGTSILTDISLDLPKGKISALIGPNGAGKSTLLSLVARLEKLQSGSVMVGDLAVGACSNRELAKHLSILPQMPDQVPRLTVQDLVSFGRYPYHQGRPTDEDDAAVEHALSLFGLADLAQRSVDELSGGQRQRAQISMTFAQDTEYMLLDEPLNNLDIAGARSLMALLRELSDIHGKTIVIVLHDINYASRYADWLVALKTGQIAVEGTPSQTVTPALLRDVFQTDADIQHIDGVPIVMV, from the coding sequence ATGATTTCTATTCGCAACCTTTCCTATCAGATTGCCGGAACGTCCATCCTGACCGATATCTCGCTGGACTTACCAAAGGGCAAAATCTCGGCGTTGATCGGGCCGAACGGGGCAGGCAAATCAACGCTGTTGTCGCTGGTCGCGCGGTTGGAAAAGCTGCAAAGCGGGTCGGTGATGGTCGGGGATCTAGCTGTCGGGGCCTGTTCAAATCGGGAACTGGCCAAGCATCTTTCGATCCTGCCGCAGATGCCCGATCAGGTTCCCCGCCTGACTGTGCAGGACTTGGTATCCTTTGGACGCTACCCCTATCACCAAGGGCGCCCCACAGATGAGGATGACGCAGCGGTTGAGCACGCTTTGTCACTCTTCGGTTTGGCCGATTTGGCGCAGCGATCTGTCGATGAGCTTTCGGGCGGGCAGAGGCAACGTGCGCAGATTTCCATGACCTTTGCGCAAGATACCGAATACATGCTGCTGGATGAGCCGTTGAACAATCTTGATATCGCCGGCGCGCGGTCGTTGATGGCACTGCTGCGTGAATTGTCGGATATCCACGGCAAAACCATCGTCATCGTCTTGCATGACATCAATTACGCCAGCCGTTATGCCGATTGGTTAGTAGCCCTAAAAACCGGCCAGATCGCTGTAGAAGGCACACCTTCGCAAACGGTAACGCCCGCTTTGTTGCGTGACGTTTTTCAGACCGATGCGGACATACAGCACATTGATGGCGTGCCCATCGTGATGGTCTAA
- a CDS encoding iron chelate uptake ABC transporter family permease subunit, producing MRRRLIWLAVALCLCCVAYMTIGVRGPLSFVIPFRGTKLAALILVGVSISTSTVLFQTVSQNRILTPSIMGFDALYVMILTGAVFFLGGMTVALVSAHLAFAVTACAMTLAALLLFSTLLQSVHNNLMRMILTGIVLGALFRALTDFMQRLIDPNEFSVIQGASFARFTQIETDLLLLASVVCGVAVVLAWRMRFALDVLTLGREAAVNLGLDLQRVQMQALILTAVLVAVSTALVGPVAFLGLLVVSLARLATPVERHGVIFISASLISAITLIGGQTVLERVFHLSTPLSVVIDLLGGALFLILLLKGQRR from the coding sequence ATGCGTAGGCGGCTGATCTGGTTGGCTGTGGCTTTGTGCCTGTGTTGCGTCGCTTATATGACCATCGGAGTGCGTGGCCCGCTCAGCTTTGTGATCCCGTTTCGCGGGACGAAACTTGCGGCGCTGATCCTTGTGGGCGTATCCATTTCAACATCCACGGTGCTGTTTCAAACGGTCTCCCAAAACCGGATTCTTACGCCATCGATCATGGGGTTTGATGCGCTTTATGTGATGATCCTGACGGGGGCTGTGTTTTTCCTCGGGGGGATGACTGTCGCGTTGGTGTCGGCCCATTTGGCCTTTGCCGTGACTGCCTGTGCCATGACACTGGCTGCTCTTTTGCTGTTTTCCACGCTATTGCAGTCAGTCCATAACAATCTGATGCGCATGATCCTGACGGGGATCGTTTTGGGGGCGTTGTTTCGCGCGCTCACGGATTTCATGCAGCGGCTGATCGACCCGAACGAATTTTCTGTGATCCAAGGCGCGTCCTTCGCGCGGTTCACCCAGATCGAGACCGACCTTTTGTTGCTTGCATCTGTCGTGTGCGGCGTCGCAGTGGTTCTTGCATGGCGCATGCGATTTGCGTTGGATGTGCTGACCCTAGGGCGCGAGGCGGCGGTAAACCTTGGGCTGGATTTGCAGCGGGTTCAGATGCAGGCGCTTATCCTGACGGCTGTACTGGTCGCCGTGTCAACAGCGCTGGTGGGGCCGGTGGCGTTCTTGGGGCTGCTGGTTGTGAGCCTCGCACGGCTGGCGACCCCGGTGGAACGCCACGGCGTCATATTCATCAGCGCGAGCCTAATTTCCGCAATCACATTGATCGGCGGGCAAACGGTTTTGGAGAGAGTGTTCCACCTGTCGACACCGCTGTCTGTGGTGATCGATTTGCTGGGTGGCGCGCTATTCTTGATCCTCCTTCTAAAAGGGCAACGCAGATGA
- a CDS encoding ABC transporter permease, producing MIRWYWAGVLALALLSFLSIFVGVIDLSLRGLWRDPEALRLIGISRFPRTIAAVIAGATLAIAGCVMQMLVRNRFVEPMTAGTGQGAALGILIVTIFAPQASIFLKMVLASGTALVASLGFLEIVRRLPPTQPLLVPLVGLVYGGIIGAGVVFVAYQADLLQFISVWLNGEFSGVLRGRYELLWLAAAGAALTYFAADQFAIVGMGRAVTTSLGLNYKQVVLVGLVAISLISSLTVVTVGIIPFVGLVVPNIISRLFGDNLRQTLPLVAMMGAGLTLASDIAGRLIRFPFEVPVGTVLGVVGAVIFLRLLYRTPRYA from the coding sequence ATGATCCGATGGTATTGGGCGGGCGTTCTTGCGCTCGCCCTCTTATCTTTTCTTTCGATCTTTGTGGGGGTGATTGATCTCTCCCTGCGTGGTCTTTGGCGCGACCCAGAGGCGTTGCGCTTGATCGGGATCAGCAGGTTTCCCCGGACCATCGCTGCCGTGATTGCGGGCGCTACATTGGCCATTGCGGGCTGCGTGATGCAGATGTTGGTGCGCAACAGGTTCGTTGAGCCGATGACCGCCGGAACAGGGCAGGGCGCGGCGTTGGGGATCTTGATTGTGACAATTTTTGCCCCGCAGGCTTCGATCTTTCTGAAAATGGTTCTGGCCTCAGGGACGGCGTTGGTGGCTAGCCTCGGGTTTCTGGAAATTGTGCGCCGCTTGCCGCCCACGCAGCCGCTCTTGGTGCCGCTGGTCGGGCTTGTCTATGGCGGGATCATCGGGGCGGGCGTCGTGTTTGTCGCTTATCAAGCCGATCTTCTGCAATTCATTTCCGTTTGGCTGAATGGTGAGTTTTCCGGCGTGTTGCGGGGCCGGTATGAGCTGCTTTGGTTGGCCGCGGCTGGAGCCGCGTTGACGTATTTTGCCGCTGATCAATTTGCCATCGTCGGCATGGGGCGGGCCGTCACGACGTCATTGGGGTTGAACTACAAACAGGTCGTGCTGGTTGGGTTGGTGGCAATTTCGCTCATCTCTTCGCTCACGGTTGTTACCGTGGGCATCATCCCGTTCGTTGGGCTTGTCGTGCCCAACATCATTTCGCGTCTGTTTGGTGATAACCTGCGCCAGACGCTGCCACTGGTGGCGATGATGGGGGCCGGGCTGACGCTGGCGTCTGATATCGCGGGGCGCTTGATCCGTTTCCCGTTTGAGGTTCCGGTGGGGACGGTGCTGGGCGTCGTGGGTGCGGTGATTTTCCTGCGGCTACTCTATCGGACGCCGCGATATGCGTAG